One Heptranchias perlo isolate sHepPer1 chromosome 5, sHepPer1.hap1, whole genome shotgun sequence DNA window includes the following coding sequences:
- the LOC137321539 gene encoding paired mesoderm homeobox protein 2B-like: MESVFSSNRYPNIYLRETLAELIGQPESRIHVWFQNRRAKHRRQNTEAPPSATIQPGVPLPCYGPNQAQPCVAEGRSRQFQEGSAQGPSPSGEGLGPSHAGNRWTTKEGDPSPPHGHSMGDRPFGASNQVKIEAEDPSPQVTEAAGDMKTALGRNQMAVFEGDHHYFHTCATGSEIDVEALPSASSTCPLTPRTDPTRHHSVWECVGRFPPISEVGDPRSDWEECATSLEAHARTPRNARGEFF, translated from the exons ATGGAGTCAGTTTTCAGCTCCAACAGATATCCTAACATTTATCTCAGAGAGACCTTGGCAGAGCTGATTGGTCAGCCAGAGTCCAGAATACAT GTGTGGTTTCAAAACCGGCGAGCTAAACACCGCCGCCAAAACACGGAGGCGCCTCCCTCGGCAACGATTCAGCCAGGCGTGCCGTTGCCTTGTTACGGTCCCAATCAGGCCCAACCCTGTGTGGCGGAGGGGCGCAGCCGCCAGTTCCAAGAGGGCTCGGCCCAGGGACCCTCGCCTTCCGGTGAGGGTCTCGGACCATCCCATGCTGGAAACCGGTGGACAACAAAGGAGGGTGACCCCAGCCCACCCCACGGCCACTCCATGGGCGACCGTCCGTTCGGAGCTTCAAATCAGGTCAAGATCGAGGCAGAAGACCCATCGCCCCAAGTCACAGAAGCTGCTGGAGACATGAAGACAGCCCTCGGCCGGAACCAGAtggcagtgtttgaaggtgaccACCACTACTTCCACACTTGCGCCACGGGGTCTGAGATAGATGTTGAGGCCCTGCCCAGCGCTTCTTCGACTTGCCCTTTGACCCCAAGAACCGATCCCACCCGGCATCACTCCGTGTGGGAATGTGTGGGCCGGTTTCCACCGATTTCTGAGGTCGGCGACCCGCGATCCGACTGGGAAGAATGTGCCACCTCTCTGGAAGCTCACGCAAGGACTCCCCGAAACGCACGTGGGGAATTCTTTTAA